The nucleotide sequence atgtcttaaaaagtataaaagtgagaaataccaaaagtcatagccatcatctcctgaaggagctgaacgttttgatacaaaagttgtaggaatcggttaaagtatgcagaacgagttaaaggccaaaaaacggcggaagaactgagaagttgaaaagcaatagtgagaatgcttaacagcattctcacaataatatatatgtgagagaacaaaggttgtgctctcgccgaaggcttgagcacacccaactatggACAGCAAATATGCCAAGGTCTTCATTCTGTAGTCAGTAAGATCATTTATCTTTAGTTCTCACACTGGTTATTTTGTGTCTTTTATAGTCAGAACAAACCTTATCTTCATTGGACTTTGTATAGATGTATCATTTAACCTTTTATTGTGCATCCATCAACAAATCAATAAAGTCTAATTATTTTCATGGGAACCAGTAGgcctacaatatatatatatattttttttattgaactgTAAACTGTAATTGCATTACAGTTTACAGTTTACTGATTAGTGAGGTGCATACTTTACACGTTAATACCATTTCAACCCCAGCTTTAATGTTGTTACTAGGGTTACGTTTGAAATTCTGTTTCACAGTTGCATACATGTACATGGTTTTGACAAATACGCAACGTCCATTTCTGTATTTGCTAAATAGGTGCTGTATGAAGTGTATTAGTTTGCTCTTTCTTTGTTTCATTGAAAGTGCGGATTTCAAAGTCAGTACACATGGTAATTAGAAAGTAAGACAGAAGAGTGTGTCAAACGGACGCATGCTGGAGAACAGGACACTTGCACAGGTTTTTCCATCGCGCCGGAATCTTACGTGCCTTTCATTCTCCTGATGTTCTGTTGTCCGATGTAGAGGTTTGTACATTGGACTGTGATACAAGTGATAGAATGTGATGAGGACTGGAGTAACTGCTGATACGTACGCAATAAACACTAAATACGAAAAACGATAAGTTTTTCGTTTAAGGCTGTAAACATGTTTTTATCTATTTAATAAAGACATGCTCATCACCATAAAGATTGTTGGAGTTTGTTTGTTGGGGATGTGTTGAGTCAACGCGAGCGGCATGGACGTCAAGGTGTAATTTTCACTTTGTGGATCAGCGCGAGGACTCTGGTCTTGATTTCTTTTGTTTTTAGAGAATAAATGATTGGGTTTAGACAAGGCGGGATGCACGTAGATAACGACAGACTCAAGACGCGCAGGTCGGGGTCAATGCCAGAGGAAAAGAGCCCGATAAAAAATATTGACATAATAGGAATGTAAAATATTGCCACGAGGATTAAATGTTCAGTGCACGTGGCAAGCGCCTTTAGCCGTCGCTCAACAGTTTTCATTCTGAAAACGACGAGGAGGATACACGCGTAGCTTAAAATGATAAAACTCAACGGACCGGTAAGGTTGACCAAACTCAGGATCGAAGCGCAAGCCCATTGCAGCCTATTGTCATTACATGCCAGTCTAAATACGGGCGCATAGTCACAGAAATAGCTAAATACTTGAACGGAGCCACAAAAGGAGAGTCTGGTCATTATTGACGTGGTGAATATAGTTACACCCACACAGGCAGACCAAATTATCCCTACGATTACAAACATACTCCTCGTGTTGTTGATAGAGTGCTGGCGCAGCGGGAAGCATATAGCTATCAGTCGGTCATAAGCGAGAACCGCGAGAGCGAATGATTCGAGGCTCACGAAACAATAATATATGAACATTTGCACAAAGCATAAATTAAATGGAATAAAATTATCTTTTGAGAGAAACAACTTAATCATACTAGGAATGATGCATGAGCTCAGGACTACATCAATAACTGCCAAGTTAACCACTGCTACGAATTTTGGGGTGCGTAAACGGTAATCCGTCACAATTATATAGATCACCAACACATTGAAGATAACCGTTACGATGTAAACAAACGCGAGAAAAACAAAATAGACGTTGATGAAATTCAATGACGTAAAGGCGACTATGTAGAAGCCCGGCGGATGGATAAGAACAGAGTCGTTCCCAGATGTCCTTTTCTGAAATTTCATGGTCAAAGTCCAGCCACTGAAACACCCCAGCCTAAGCAGAAATCAAAGAACGTTTAATAGATGATCTTCAAGTCCACATCAATTTCATGCTTTCATGGTCTATAAATGCAACAAAATTACACAGAAAAGCTCACCTGCTATAGTTGATGTGGTTGGAGGTCAGAATTGAGGAGTTAATGAACTGAGAAGACTACCGATTCTCTGCTTGTTTCACCTGGAATTAATACTCTCCATGTAAATCTCCAGAGATGTCATCATTAAGTCACAAACACTTGCATTTCCTTCTAAGTCATGCAGACTTCCTATGATCTCAAACGACCCGTAGAGAATATACACGGTGTATACTAATTAGGGAGTAATCAAAACATTCTAACCAGCACATTAGCATAATAACCAACACATAGCATAATTCATAATTACAAAAAATAATAGGTTACTGTGATATCATGCATCAGACCAGGCCAAGACTCTATAATTCCCAGTTTCAGGACCACGGAGAGCAAAATGGTGGAGTCCTTGTAAAACATCATTTGGCTTCTGTGAAAAGTGGTCCTTCATTTCCCCCTTCAGAGGGAGGTGACAGATCTGACCTAGCGAGGACCAGCGGTGTACAGAAGAACATGCTTCCACCCCTCCAACCACGTCAGATCAAAGACAAACCCATGGAGGGGGTGCAGACAGGGTTATCACTTTAAGTTACTAGGAAATAGGAACATTTTTCCAGACTGAAATGGCACTTGCAAGCAGGTGAGCCAGACTGGAATGGACACAGACTAATGCACAGAAAGAAATGcagacagacatagacagatAGGTGAAAGCTCCCTATACGCTGCAGATCCTTGTGTGTTTATTCTGGCCATGTGTCTGGAAAAGGTCTTCCTGCAGGAGTGAATGAAACAGGTACGCTTTGCAGGCGATGGGTGCTAGGAAGGCAACATCTCCAAGATGGAGCAGTGAGAGGATGGAGTGGTGTTGGAAcacgaggatggagagagggagccacagaggaagagagagagagagagagagggcgccgGGCGAGCACAGACGCacagagaaacggagagaggcTTCACATGAACCCTGCTGCCGGACCCTTTTTATTTCGGCTTCATCTTCCCTCCTGAGCAGTATTGACTTCCTGCTCCTCGTGCTGAACTGATTAACACGTGTACCTCAGTCTCCTTGAGCCTGTTAACACTGCGGGGCCTTTCAGAGCGGAGGGCCGATCGACCCGATGGCTCTGCTGCTGAGCTGCGTGGGGGCTCCAGATGCCCCGCGGTCGAGACCTCTGGTCCCGGTTTGGACCTCCGATCCGACATCTGGCCCCAGTGGCTCGCTGGCGGGTCAGTAAGGTCATGTTCTCAGGGGGTCCGAACACACATGCTTCTACCGCTATGtaaacgcacacacccacaccatacacccacactcctcacactccaCCCAAAAcaaccccacaaacacacacaacaaacgcacacacacacagacaataacaACATACTGTATACGGGACAGAATGACCCCCCACACAAAGGGGATCATTTGCTTTGTGTGAATCCCCGTACTCCTTCTAATGAGCCAATTAGTGATGTCATCCCCGAGAATGCTGGGTAATGACCTTGCTTGTAAACAAACCAACTCCTTAGTGTTGCAACTCAGAGCTAATTAATCTCATCTCGTTCTTTAACAACCCCGGTGTGACCCAGGTTGTTGCGTCAATAAGAGCTATAAGGCTTGTGTGGTCGGAGCATGTTTGTCTTGGAGTCTTTCCAATGGGGACTACATAGGCTGATAGAACCAGAGAAAAGTCTACAGAGTGGCCTAATTACGTCTGCGTACgtgtgcgcccccccccccatcccccccgcaCATGCTCGCCCCCTCTCACCCTTTGAGCCCCGCACCTTCAAGAGTGAACCTCCAGTGGTATGATAACCCTCTCATTAACCTCTAAGAACTGctgtgagggacagagagagagagagacagagagagagagagagacagagagacatagagagtaagaaagacagagagagagagacagagagagagagacagagagagatagaggtaaagagagacagagggagacagagacagagagagacagggagagagacagggagagagacagagagagacagggagagagacagagagagacagggagagagacagggagagagacagggagagagacagggagagataaaaGGTTACACGGGGCAGGGCTGCTCGCTCCGTCAGCTCCAGCGAGGCCGCTCCTTATCTTCCCTTTTGACCTGGTTTAATAAACACTAATAAACACTCTCACTACACTGTCCTGGAGAGTGATAAAGCAATATCAGGATACAAACACCTTGAGGGGAGAAGGGCCGAATCAGAGAGCTTCCTGTTGGAACACAACAAAGGGAAGTCAACATAATGTCTTGATGCGAGGGCTTAAGGAGAGCAGCGTGAACGAAAGGCACTCCGGAGAACAAGGGGCACTTTCTCCGTTCCGGTCTGGGAGGGAAAGACCAAGAGCGAAAGGGAAGAAAGAAATgtatgagggagagaaagagggagagaacacaggtacacacatagAGGTGGAAGCCAAGGAGTCGACCAATCAGGAGGGGGGTCTGCGTGAGGCTCTTGGCCGAGCTTGGGGGGAATGGGAACGATTCTATTCAGCATCTTCCCGCTTTTCTTTTATCATCTCTTGTCCTTTCACCCTATTCTGCCGGACTCAGCACAAACCCTATCCCTGTGCCCTTAGAAAGTCACTCAGCTGGATAAAAGTCCTTTAcctggacgtgtgtgtggggggggggggggcgagagagagaaagagaggttgcggcgtgcgtgtgtgtgtgtgcgttggggtggagggggtggagggggcgaaTGAGGGAACAGGAGGAGTCGGAAATGGCTGGAAACGAGCGACGACgctggacagaggagagagagagtggaaccgAGAGCGGCGAGCGGCGAGCGCAGGGAACGCGAGGGAAACGCTCGGAGGCAGGATCACGAGGACCTCGCGGCGGCGGCGTTTCTGTTGACCCCTCGAGGTGGGGCGAGGTCCGTGGTGGGACCACTGTGCTCGCGGAGGGCCTGAAGAAGAAAGGGCGGTTCCACAGGGAATAGGTTGACTCCTAaactaacgcacacacacacgctcacacaaggatgcactcacacacactcacacaaatggACATTTAATGACACACTTACACCAAACGAGTTTGATGTTTTCTGGCCCATTGGTCAAAGcgatgacctgattctctctctctttctcgctgtctctctcacgctctcctttgcagccacacacacacacacacacccagtgggATGCTAAGCACATCTTTCCTTGTCTTTGGGGCTGATTCCGACTGGCATAGTGTCTACACTGTGTCTACAGTGATGACAGAGGACAGCCCACCTCAGCACTTTCAGACGTGATCGCCCTCGTCACCTTCCACTGCCACCCACCGAACGCTGTTCTCCTCCCATTCTGGAGTGTTCTTTTAATTCTCTGCCTTCTAGAGTTTTCCATCTCACAGTCACAAGcgcccctctttcccccctgaTACACACCACGGCACACATATTTGGTGATGCAACCCAAAACCAAAGTCATTCATCAAAGGAACCCAGAGTCAAGTCCCCCATCAAtctctcatctgtgtgtgtgtgtgtgtgtgtgtgtgtgtgtgtgtgtgtgtgtgcatgcatgtgtgaatCAATGTGTCCAACTCACTCCTGCTATACCCTGTGATCATTTCTCATCCTTTTCACGTGAACTCAAGTTGTGGAAGCCCATGACTGTAACCCATTACCTAAAGACTATTCATAGAACACGTGAGCATGTCAAAACAGATCTATGTAGTCTAGCAGCCACATTGTATAGCCAGCCCTGTGACACGACAGTCCTCCTGATAACCACTGAAGGAAGCACTTCATACAACCTGACTGTCTACCAGTATGTCACTTGCACATTGTCCCCAACAATAGCGTCATCTTTCAGGTCTTACATCATCGTTATGCCAAGCCCGTTCCTGAAATACTCATACTGAAGCGACGTTAGAGATGAAGCCTTTCAGTCCTTCATCCCTTTAAAGGTTTCATTTCTATATGACACAATTCATATTAGGCTACCCTTTGTTCTTATGTTCATCTTTTACTTTCTTACAACACTTGTTTTCTTGAATACGTTAAATAAGCAATTTTTTGTGGAGAATCAGTGGTCCCTTGATTGGGAAAAACACGGGTGGTCATCCAGAACGAGGTACCGCTAACGCTAACTCAGGCAGAGAAGCGGTTTCTGGCTATATCCATAAAAATCACTGAGGCCCTGTAAAAAGAGCTGAATGTTCAACACAAGATGGCAGCTCTACATATGGGTCAAAATAAAGGTTATGACGGCGAGCTCAATGACACTCGAACCTAAAACGCATCAGTGGGCATGCGGCGATTAGTCTTCGCTGTTAAAGAAGCAGCATTCAGAATGTGAGACTAGTCTGGGTGCATGTGGTCAGACTGAACGTAATCCCCGATTGGTTAATTATTCAACTCGGGTCAGACCTTGCTAAGCGACTGTAGATCAACTCCAGATGTCACACTCGGATCCTTCTCGGCGATCGTCTCGGTTTCCTAATAGACGGAATTACCTAATTAATTGATTAGAGGTGTGAATACAATACGGTCATTCCGGTAGGGGGACGAtatatggatagagagagagggagagagacagagagaatcagtggatgagagagagagagagagagagatacaataCAGATTTAAATCAATAGATAGTTAGctagataaatagatagatagatatagagCAGAAATAGATACagtcaaagagagaaagacagaaagagaaagagagagcgaaagatgtCTGCCAAACTTGTTTCACCCCAGTTCACGATTTGACGGCCACATTCTTCCTCACACTACACATGTTACAGTGATTTGGAGGGctcgtgtgtgtgggcgtgtgttggtatgtgtgtgacaaTTTAGACTTCTTCACTTTCTTGTCCGGTGAAAGCGACGGTGGATGGGTACAGAGAGCTAAGGGGAAATTGGGggcgctgtccatggtgctgattcCACTCAATGGAAATAAGACTTGCGTAATGTGTAGCGTAGCGTACCTTCGGTCGTGTTTGCGCgtgtctgtacacacactaGTGTTAACAACTTTCCAGGACGAATCAGGCCTCCCAACGTCATTCCCTCACACGTCGGTTTGACCTTGGCtgccaaaaaaaacaacacctcAGTTGTTTTGGGCGCTTTAATTAAGACAGGCGTGAAGTG is from Osmerus eperlanus chromosome 27, fOsmEpe2.1, whole genome shotgun sequence and encodes:
- the LOC134013753 gene encoding olfactory receptor 5AR1-like translates to MKFQKRTSGNDSVLIHPPGFYIVAFTSLNFINVYFVFLAFVYIVTVIFNVLVIYIIVTDYRLRTPKFVAVVNLAVIDVVLSSCIIPSMIKLFLSKDNFIPFNLCFVQMFIYYCFVSLESFALAVLAYDRLIAICFPLRQHSINNTRSMFVIVGIIWSACVGVTIFTTSIMTRLSFCGSVQVFSYFCDYAPVFRLACNDNRLQWACASILSLVNLTGPLSFIILSYACILLVVFRMKTVERRLKALATCTEHLILVAIFYIPIMSIFFIGLFSSGIDPDLRVLSLSLSTCIPPCLNPIIYSLKTKEIKTRVLALIHKVKITP